TCAGAAGGACAAAAAAGGATGAAAATCCATGACGATAACTGgcacataaaaatgttttatgattatgaatattttgttttgagttagAATCCAGATACTTTGGTTTTAGCACTTATAGagcttataaatattatataacaagAGAATTTCTTGCATTACAtttgaataaaatagtttttactttcttttaattagAATGATCTTTTTCTTAAAGGTGAAAGgatatttatctttgtttttttcttaaaataatattttatcataattacatatttatctctaatgtttttgcttttaaaatatacttcagtTGAGTGTCTCTAAGATTGATGTGTATAGAAAAAGAtgaataccacaaaaataaaggatGACAGAGTTCTAAGATGTTTGGGAGTGTCATAACTAAGAAATATTGCTGAGGGTATATGGCACTCAAACAAAAGGACTTTACTAGTGAATTGCTTTAACCCAAAATAATAGACAGTGCTGTGTACTGGTttgcttatttacttttttcaacctatttttccttctcaaaagGTTTCTCTCCAATATAGAATCACAGAATGTAACAAGTGTTTCAGAATTCCATCTCATGGGCCTCTCAGAGGATCCAGAACTGCAGCCCCTCCTCTTTggactgttcctgtccatgtacctggtcacagtgcttgggaacctgctcatcatcctggctgtcagctctgactcccacctccacacccccatgtacttcttcctcgccaacctgtccttggctgacatcAGTTTCACCTCTACCACGGTCCCAAAGATGATTGTGGACATCCAAACACATAACAGAGTCATCTCCTATGCAGGCTGCCTGACTCAGATgtcttttttaatgctttttggaTGTTTAGATAGTCTGCTTCTAACTGTAATGGCCTATGACAGGTTTGTAGCCATTTGCCATCCACTACACTACCAGGTCATAATGCACCCTCGCCTTTGTGGCTCATTGGTTTTGTTGTCAGTTCTCATCAGCCTTTTGGTCTCCCAGCTGCATAATTCAATGGTGTTACAACTTACCTACTTCAAGAATGTGGagatttctcatttcttctgtgaCCCTTCTCAGCTCCTCAACCTTGCCTGTTCTGATACATTTACCAATAACATAGTCATGTATTTTGTTGGTGCCATCTCTGGTTTTCTTCCTATCTCAGGGATCTTCTTCTCTTACTATAAAATAGTTTCCTCTATTCTGAGAGTTCCATCATCAGGTGGGAAATATAAAGCTTTCTCtacctgtgggtctcacctgtcaattgtttgcttattttatggGACAGGCCTTGGGGTGTATCTCAGTTCAGCTGTCTCACTTTCTCCTAGGAAGGGTGCAGTGGCC
This genomic interval from Marmota flaviventris isolate mMarFla1 chromosome 1, mMarFla1.hap1, whole genome shotgun sequence contains the following:
- the LOC117794597 gene encoding olfactory receptor 7E178, whose translation is MGLSEDPELQPLLFGLFLSMYLVTVLGNLLIILAVSSDSHLHTPMYFFLANLSLADISFTSTTVPKMIVDIQTHNRVISYAGCLTQMSFLMLFGCLDSLLLTVMAYDRFVAICHPLHYQVIMHPRLCGSLVLLSVLISLLVSQLHNSMVLQLTYFKNVEISHFFCDPSQLLNLACSDTFTNNIVMYFVGAISGFLPISGIFFSYYKIVSSILRVPSSGGKYKAFSTCGSHLSIVCLFYGTGLGVYLSSAVSLSPRKGAVASVAYTVVTPMLNPFIYSLRNKDIKRAMWRLFRKIV